A region from the Papio anubis isolate 15944 chromosome 6, Panubis1.0, whole genome shotgun sequence genome encodes:
- the LOC103884088 gene encoding uncharacterized protein DKFZp434B061-like gives MAGVRRERSTRGCATQPRRVKSRPRGPSRKSRLGRPDPTHGMRSPGSHRVPGSVLGVQGGGEGRKAAPRGCSAAGEVRGSVFTRQALSRSPAEPGPGAQPAALRSQPGTWLSVSCPCRASPAGYPPETPEESCAARPSSPLARPSAYRSPPRLRSFRRRLRSLQSQLPALLTPGRPGSRPFPNRALRATAAPWVLVGAAPRDALL, from the coding sequence ATGGCTGGGGTACGGAGGGAAAGGAGCACGCGAGGGTGTGCCACCCAACCCCGCAGAGTGAAGTCGAGGCCCCGTGGACCGTCGAGGAAATCGCGGCTGGGCCGGCCTGATCCGACGCACGGAATGCGATCTCCAGGTTCTCATCGTGTTCCCGGCTCAGTGCTCGGCGTtcaagggggtggggaggggcgaAAAGCTGCCCCTCGAGGCTGCTCAGCCGCTGGGGAAGTCCGTGGCTCAGTCTTCACGCGTCAGGCGCTCTCTCGGAGCCCAGCCGAGCCGGGCCCGGGCGCGCAGCCCGCGGCGCTCCGCTCTCAGCCGGGGACGTGGCTTTCCGTCTCCTGCCCGTGCCGGGCCAGCCCCGCAGGCTACCCGCCCGAAACTCCAGAAGAAAGTTGCGCCGCGCGCCCCAGCTCGCCCCTTGCGCGCCCCTCCGCTTACCGCTCCCCGCCGAGGCTTCGCTCTTTCCGGCGTCGCCTCCGCAGCCTCCAGAGCCAGCTCCCGGCCCTCCTCACACCAGGGCGCCCGGGCTCCCGGCCCTTTCCGAACCGAGCCCTCCGCGCCACCGCCGCGCCATGGGTGCTGGTGGGCGCCGCGCCCCGGGATGCGCTGCTGTAG